The following are encoded together in the Bacteroidota bacterium genome:
- a CDS encoding DinB family protein produces the protein MNLQDIRSLYEFNYWAKARILDSLTSLTPEQYALDLKSSHGGIQGTLVHLVGAEEIWVRRWKGESPATFMKPADYPTLQSISDRWDMVEHEIMGFCHMLKSDADIAKTVTYKDLKGNTYAMALAPLMQHLVNHSSYHRGQIVTMLRQSGMKAPATDLVAFYREQAAKPQT, from the coding sequence ATGAATCTCCAGGATATCCGGTCATTATACGAATTCAATTACTGGGCCAAGGCGCGGATCCTCGACTCCCTCACGTCCCTCACGCCGGAACAATACGCCCTCGATCTGAAATCGAGCCACGGCGGGATTCAGGGCACGCTCGTGCATCTCGTGGGCGCGGAGGAAATCTGGGTGCGGAGGTGGAAGGGCGAGTCCCCTGCCACGTTCATGAAGCCGGCCGACTACCCCACCCTCCAGAGCATCAGCGACCGCTGGGACATGGTCGAGCACGAGATCATGGGATTCTGCCACATGCTCAAGAGCGACGCCGACATTGCGAAGACGGTGACGTACAAGGACCTGAAAGGAAACACCTACGCGATGGCCCTCGCCCCTTTAATGCAACACCTCGTCAACCATTCGTCGTATCACCGCGGACAGATCGTCACAATGCTGAGGCAGTCGGGCATGAAGGCCCCCGCCACCGACCTGGTGGCTTTTTACAGGGAACAGGCGGCAAAGCCTCAAACCTGA